One genomic region from Haloprofundus salinisoli encodes:
- the meaB gene encoding methylmalonyl Co-A mutase-associated GTPase MeaB gives MSRTEEADLVDRLLDGDHRALARTITKIENRSPGYRGLVSALHEHTGDAEVIGITGSPGAGKSTLVDKLAKSYRDRGETVGVIAVDPSSPYTGGSVLGDRIRMASNVGDMDVFFRSMSARGTLGGLSTATGDAVKALDAFGKDKVIIETVGAGQNEIDVVRTADTVVVLVQPGSGDDVQMLKAGILEIGDVFVVNKADMSGASKTVADLEEMIHLQGDPTANLDLGHHTAGGGFDAPEVADGPGENGENEENGEGDGDGGWTDQVVETVATSGDGVDELVETLAAHREYLERSGRLTEKARTRYAEEIRTLLREDTGALLEDEIDRRGGMESFVDAVVDRKTDPYTVADELVEPLRDCLENGE, from the coding sequence ATGAGTCGAACGGAAGAAGCCGACCTCGTCGACCGTCTGCTCGACGGCGACCACCGCGCGCTCGCGCGGACCATCACGAAGATTGAGAACCGCTCGCCGGGCTACCGAGGCCTGGTGTCGGCGCTGCACGAGCACACCGGCGACGCCGAAGTCATCGGCATCACGGGCAGTCCGGGCGCGGGCAAGTCGACGCTCGTCGACAAACTCGCCAAAAGCTACCGCGACCGCGGCGAAACCGTCGGCGTCATCGCCGTCGACCCGTCCTCGCCGTACACCGGTGGCTCCGTTCTGGGCGACCGTATCCGGATGGCGTCGAACGTCGGCGACATGGACGTGTTCTTCCGGTCGATGAGCGCCCGCGGCACCCTCGGCGGCCTCTCGACGGCCACCGGCGACGCCGTGAAGGCCCTCGACGCGTTCGGCAAGGACAAGGTCATCATCGAGACGGTCGGCGCGGGCCAGAACGAAATCGACGTGGTCCGGACCGCCGACACCGTCGTCGTGCTCGTCCAACCGGGCAGCGGCGACGACGTGCAGATGCTCAAGGCCGGCATCCTCGAAATCGGCGACGTGTTCGTCGTCAACAAAGCCGACATGAGCGGCGCGTCGAAAACCGTCGCCGACCTCGAAGAGATGATTCACCTCCAGGGCGACCCGACGGCGAACCTCGACTTGGGTCACCACACGGCCGGCGGCGGGTTCGACGCCCCCGAAGTCGCCGACGGCCCCGGAGAGAACGGGGAGAACGAGGAGAACGGCGAGGGCGACGGAGACGGCGGCTGGACCGACCAGGTCGTCGAGACGGTCGCCACCTCCGGCGACGGCGTCGACGAACTCGTCGAGACGCTGGCGGCACACCGCGAGTACCTCGAACGCTCGGGTCGTCTCACGGAGAAGGCGCGGACGCGCTACGCCGAGGAGATTCGGACGCTGTTGCGCGAGGACACCGGCGCGCTGTTGGAGGACGAAATCGACCGTCGCGGCGGCATGGAGTCGTTCGTCGACGCCGTCGTCGACAGGAAGACCGACCCCTACACCGTCGCCGACGAGTTGGTCGAACCGCTGCGCGACTGTCTCGAAAACGGCGAGTGA
- a CDS encoding cobalamin B12-binding domain-containing protein, producing MSVDADQRAIRCLVAKVGLDGHDRGAHVIARAFRDAGFEVIYSGLHRAPDEIVQAAVQEDVDVLGISILSGAHNTLVPKVIDGLKEYGAFEDTLILVGGIVPDDDKEELKEMGVAEVFGPGTPMADTIEFVRNNAPDRA from the coding sequence ATGAGCGTAGACGCAGACCAGAGAGCGATTCGGTGTCTCGTGGCGAAGGTCGGACTCGATGGCCACGACCGCGGGGCACACGTCATCGCGCGCGCCTTCCGCGACGCCGGGTTCGAGGTCATCTACTCGGGACTCCACCGCGCACCGGACGAAATCGTCCAGGCCGCGGTGCAGGAGGACGTCGACGTCCTCGGTATCTCCATTCTCTCGGGGGCGCACAACACGCTCGTCCCGAAAGTCATCGACGGCCTGAAGGAGTACGGCGCGTTCGAGGACACGCTCATCCTCGTCGGCGGCATCGTGCCCGACGACGACAAAGAAGAGTTGAAAGAGATGGGCGTCGCCGAGGTGTTCGGTCCCGGGACGCCGATGGCCGACACTATCGAGTTCGTCCGTAACAACGCGCCCGACCGCGCATGA
- a CDS encoding polymer-forming cytoskeletal protein, with protein MEKTISRRRLLGVGGVAVAGGLTGQLGSSQQQGALVIRRDADRDIRTRRSVVVAPGVEVDGNINSGGRIRVSQNAEIDGDLMARQRVDVWREAEIDGNVRAGRGVYVGPGAEIDGNVVGPRRVVVREDAEIDGNVRGGTVEVADSAEIDGDVVRVGRR; from the coding sequence GTGGAAAAAACCATCTCTCGTAGACGCCTCCTCGGCGTTGGAGGCGTCGCGGTAGCGGGCGGGCTGACCGGCCAACTCGGAAGCAGCCAACAGCAGGGGGCGCTCGTGATTCGACGCGACGCCGACCGGGACATCCGGACTCGGCGAAGCGTCGTCGTCGCCCCCGGCGTCGAGGTCGACGGCAATATCAACTCGGGCGGCCGCATCAGAGTCAGCCAGAACGCAGAAATCGACGGGGACCTCATGGCGAGGCAACGAGTCGATGTGTGGCGAGAGGCGGAAATCGACGGCAACGTCCGCGCCGGACGCGGCGTCTACGTCGGCCCCGGAGCGGAGATCGACGGCAACGTCGTCGGACCGCGCCGCGTCGTCGTCCGCGAAGACGCCGAGATAGACGGTAACGTCAGAGGGGGGACGGTCGAGGTCGCCGACTCGGCGGAGATCGACGGCGACGTGGTCAGAGTCGGGCGGCGCTAA
- a CDS encoding ZIP family metal transporter gives MVTFEELFVEIVGTNPVVQGLAGGVVIAVLNTLGALVVLVWRNPTERALDGALGFAAGVMLSASFTSLILPGIDIGGVVPVVVGIVLGVAVLDRADSWVPHVHLVITGRVREDPGRGNPRTASVILFIVAITLHNMPEGLAVGVSFGSGNLGNALALTLAIGIQNIPEGLAVSVAALNAGLSRYFYAALTGVRAGLVEIPLAVFGAWAVGVAAPILPYAMGFAAGGMLFVISDEIVPETHARGHERIATLGTMLGVVVMLYLDVTLG, from the coding sequence ATGGTGACGTTCGAAGAGCTGTTCGTCGAGATAGTCGGGACGAACCCCGTCGTACAGGGACTCGCCGGCGGCGTCGTCATCGCGGTGCTCAACACGCTCGGCGCGCTCGTCGTCCTCGTCTGGCGAAATCCGACCGAACGAGCGCTCGACGGCGCGCTCGGCTTCGCCGCGGGCGTGATGCTGTCGGCGAGTTTCACGAGTCTCATCCTTCCCGGCATCGACATCGGCGGCGTCGTCCCCGTCGTCGTCGGTATCGTCCTCGGCGTCGCGGTGCTCGACAGAGCCGACAGTTGGGTGCCGCACGTCCACCTCGTCATCACCGGTCGGGTCCGCGAGGACCCCGGGCGGGGGAACCCGCGGACGGCCTCGGTTATCCTCTTCATCGTCGCCATCACGCTCCACAACATGCCGGAGGGGTTGGCCGTCGGCGTCTCGTTCGGTTCCGGGAACCTCGGCAACGCGCTGGCGCTGACGCTCGCCATCGGAATCCAGAACATCCCCGAGGGCCTCGCCGTCTCCGTCGCGGCGCTGAACGCCGGACTCAGCCGGTACTTCTACGCGGCGCTGACGGGCGTCCGCGCCGGCCTGGTCGAGATTCCGCTCGCCGTCTTCGGCGCGTGGGCCGTCGGTGTCGCGGCGCCGATTCTCCCCTACGCGATGGGCTTCGCCGCCGGCGGGATGCTGTTCGTCATCAGCGACGAGATCGTCCCGGAGACGCACGCCCGCGGCCACGAGCGGATAGCGACGCTCGGAACGATGTTGGGCGTCGTGGTGATGCTGTATCTGGACGTGACGCTCGGGTAG
- a CDS encoding S9 family peptidase: METYDIERYLNVRSAGGASFGPEGVFDGHGERIAFLMDTTGTPQVWSVGAPGEWPEQHTFFDERVTFASWSPERPELVFGMDEGGNERQQLYLLDAVNGQITELTAMPEAKHRWGGWSHDGERFAFTSNRRDESVFDVYVQGREEVGDDATLVHEGSGWLTLGGWSPDDDRLVVHEAYSNFDMDVSVLDLETGDLEHVTPHEGNVRYQSVEWSPDGESLYLVTDRDSDTLDLARLDLETLEFTVVERDERWNIDGVAIDEDTGRIVYSRNVDGYTELSVGTLDGPDSIDPLPDPDLPKGVAGGVSFSPDAERFAITATRSTDNTNVHVVDVETGETERWTSASTAGIPRDTFVEPELVHYPTFDGRDIPAFFTLPERAGDESKTPVVVDIHGGPEAQRRPSFNGVKQFLLNHGYAVFEPNVRGSAGYGKAYGHLDDVERRMDSVKDIETAVGWLHDHPSVDPDRIVAMGGSYGGFMVLASVTEYPELWAAAIDIVGIANFVTFLENTGEWRRELREAEYGSLEKDREFLESISPIHNIDRIEAPLFVLHGENDPRVPVGEAHQIVERARERGVPVRELIFEDEGHGFSKLENRKTAYAAVVEFLDEHVGSKA, encoded by the coding sequence ATGGAGACGTACGACATCGAGCGGTATCTCAACGTCCGCAGCGCCGGGGGTGCGTCGTTCGGCCCCGAGGGGGTCTTCGACGGGCACGGCGAGCGCATCGCCTTCCTGATGGACACGACCGGCACCCCGCAGGTGTGGAGCGTCGGCGCGCCCGGCGAGTGGCCCGAACAGCACACGTTCTTCGACGAGCGCGTCACCTTCGCCTCGTGGTCGCCCGAGCGACCGGAACTTGTCTTCGGCATGGACGAGGGCGGCAACGAGCGTCAGCAGCTCTACCTGCTCGACGCCGTCAACGGCCAGATTACGGAGCTCACCGCGATGCCGGAGGCCAAACACCGCTGGGGCGGGTGGAGCCACGACGGCGAGCGGTTCGCGTTCACCTCGAACCGCCGCGACGAGTCCGTCTTCGACGTGTACGTCCAGGGCCGCGAAGAGGTCGGCGACGACGCAACGCTCGTCCACGAGGGCAGCGGGTGGCTCACCCTCGGCGGCTGGTCGCCCGACGACGACCGACTCGTCGTCCACGAGGCGTACTCGAACTTCGACATGGACGTCTCCGTGTTGGACCTCGAAACCGGCGACCTCGAACACGTGACACCGCACGAGGGCAACGTTCGCTACCAGAGCGTCGAGTGGTCGCCCGACGGCGAGAGTCTCTATCTCGTCACCGACCGCGACAGCGACACGCTCGATCTGGCTCGACTGGACCTCGAAACCCTGGAATTCACCGTCGTCGAACGCGACGAGCGGTGGAACATCGACGGCGTCGCTATCGACGAGGACACCGGCCGTATCGTCTACTCGCGCAACGTCGACGGTTACACCGAACTCTCGGTCGGCACGCTCGACGGCCCCGACAGCATCGACCCGCTGCCGGACCCGGACCTGCCGAAGGGCGTCGCCGGCGGCGTGAGTTTCAGCCCCGACGCCGAGCGGTTCGCCATCACCGCGACGCGCAGCACCGACAACACGAACGTCCACGTCGTCGACGTGGAGACGGGCGAAACCGAGCGGTGGACCAGCGCGTCGACGGCGGGTATCCCCCGTGACACGTTCGTCGAACCCGAGCTCGTTCACTACCCGACGTTCGACGGCCGCGACATCCCGGCCTTTTTCACCCTGCCCGAACGCGCCGGCGACGAGTCGAAGACGCCCGTCGTCGTCGACATCCACGGCGGTCCGGAGGCCCAGCGCCGCCCCTCCTTCAACGGCGTCAAGCAGTTCCTGCTCAACCACGGCTACGCCGTCTTCGAGCCGAACGTCCGCGGCTCCGCGGGCTACGGGAAAGCCTACGGCCACCTCGATGACGTCGAGAGACGGATGGACTCGGTGAAAGATATCGAGACGGCCGTCGGGTGGCTCCACGACCACCCCTCGGTCGACCCCGACCGCATCGTCGCTATGGGCGGCTCCTACGGCGGGTTTATGGTGCTCGCGTCGGTGACGGAGTACCCCGAACTGTGGGCCGCCGCGATCGACATCGTCGGCATCGCCAACTTCGTCACGTTCCTCGAAAACACCGGCGAGTGGCGGCGCGAACTCCGCGAGGCCGAGTACGGCAGCCTCGAGAAAGATAGGGAGTTCCTCGAATCTATCTCGCCGATTCACAACATCGACCGAATCGAAGCGCCGCTGTTCGTCCTTCACGGCGAGAACGACCCGCGGGTGCCCGTCGGCGAGGCCCACCAGATCGTCGAACGGGCGCGCGAGCGGGGCGTGCCGGTGCGCGAACTCATCTTCGAGGACGAGGGCCACGGCTTCTCGAAGCTCGAGAACCGAAAGACCGCCTACGCCGCCGTCGTGGAGTTCCTCGACGAACACGTCGGGTCGAAGGCCTGA
- a CDS encoding glycosyltransferase, whose protein sequence is MRVAFVSMLTTHHEETPETRRTRRTIRFLQSRGHEVVVLCAQWWGGDVSEFDHEEITYRRVTDEPTTRGFVSKLPFALRKAGADVIHATNSPPGQVTAAKAAGRFLRTPVVVDWWDDVGYARSGYRRAAKRADLVVVPSQTVKTQVREYGTSESDIEVVPECIDTSLVRETDADERAQLVYARHLDEHANVESFLLSLAELRDRDWSAVVVGDGPERGRAERTARDLRIDDRVAFLGELSDADLVSVLKGAHVFVQTAEREPFARNLLWALACGCVSVVEYQVGSSAHELVEGRERGSLATSPQEIAERIAAAGAFDHWTYDEAFDGYDCENVLGRYVDCYERVVDGYGLF, encoded by the coding sequence ATGCGTGTCGCGTTCGTCTCGATGCTCACGACGCATCACGAGGAGACGCCCGAAACTCGGCGAACGCGACGGACGATTCGATTTCTCCAGAGCCGCGGCCACGAGGTGGTCGTGCTCTGTGCGCAGTGGTGGGGCGGCGACGTCTCCGAGTTCGACCACGAGGAGATAACCTACCGACGGGTGACCGACGAGCCGACGACTCGCGGATTCGTCTCGAAACTCCCGTTCGCGCTCCGAAAAGCCGGTGCGGACGTGATTCACGCGACGAACAGCCCGCCCGGACAGGTCACCGCCGCGAAGGCGGCCGGTCGGTTCCTCCGGACGCCCGTCGTCGTCGACTGGTGGGACGACGTCGGCTACGCCCGTTCGGGCTACCGCCGCGCCGCCAAGCGCGCCGATCTGGTCGTCGTACCGTCGCAGACGGTAAAGACGCAGGTCAGAGAGTACGGCACCTCCGAGAGCGACATCGAAGTCGTCCCCGAGTGCATCGACACGTCGCTCGTCCGCGAGACCGACGCCGACGAACGGGCGCAGTTAGTTTACGCGCGCCACCTCGACGAGCACGCGAACGTCGAGTCGTTCCTGCTCTCGCTGGCGGAGCTGCGCGACAGAGACTGGTCGGCCGTCGTCGTCGGCGACGGCCCCGAACGCGGCCGTGCCGAGCGAACCGCTCGGGACCTCCGAATCGACGACCGAGTGGCGTTCCTCGGCGAACTCTCGGACGCCGACCTCGTCTCGGTGCTGAAGGGCGCGCACGTGTTCGTCCAGACCGCAGAGCGCGAACCGTTCGCGCGGAACCTCCTGTGGGCGCTCGCCTGTGGCTGCGTCAGCGTCGTGGAGTACCAGGTCGGATCGAGCGCGCACGAACTCGTCGAAGGCCGCGAGCGGGGGTCGCTGGCGACCAGTCCCCAGGAGATCGCCGAACGCATCGCCGCCGCCGGCGCGTTCGACCACTGGACGTACGACGAGGCGTTCGACGGGTACGATTGCGAGAACGTGCTCGGACGCTACGTCGACTGTTACGAGCGCGTCGTCGACGGCTACGGGCTGTTCTGA
- a CDS encoding plastocyanin/azurin family copper-binding protein yields the protein MSKDAISRRTFLRATAGATATVAGATTAAAQEDGNGTAGNESSGNETAGNESAGNESSGNGSAGNESSGNESAGGSGGGGGTETVTVGAGSDGLSFDPSELSIQPGTTVVFEWASNGHNVVPNEGDWGEEEIHDEGYSFEHTFEEEATYEYVCEPHEDAGMVGTIEVSQDAGSGGGGGGGGGSSAPSVPDSAKSLGVATTFSMVATLGLGYFFIKYGGDYES from the coding sequence ATGAGCAAGGACGCTATCTCGCGGCGCACGTTCCTCCGGGCAACGGCCGGTGCGACCGCGACAGTTGCGGGGGCGACGACCGCGGCCGCTCAAGAGGACGGAAACGGAACTGCCGGAAACGAGTCGTCCGGCAACGAAACCGCGGGTAACGAGTCCGCCGGAAACGAGTCGTCCGGCAACGGGTCCGCTGGAAACGAATCGTCCGGCAACGAGTCCGCGGGCGGCTCCGGTGGTGGCGGCGGCACGGAGACTGTCACGGTCGGTGCCGGAAGCGACGGCCTCTCGTTCGACCCCTCCGAACTCTCCATCCAACCGGGGACGACGGTCGTCTTCGAGTGGGCTTCCAACGGCCACAACGTCGTTCCAAACGAGGGCGACTGGGGCGAGGAGGAGATTCACGACGAGGGCTACTCATTCGAGCACACGTTCGAGGAGGAGGCGACGTACGAGTACGTCTGCGAACCGCACGAGGACGCCGGGATGGTCGGGACGATAGAGGTCAGCCAAGACGCCGGAAGCGGCGGCGGCGGTGGCGGCGGCGGCGGGTCCAGTGCTCCGTCGGTCCCCGACAGCGCCAAATCCCTCGGCGTTGCGACGACGTTCTCGATGGTCGCGACGCTCGGTCTCGGTTACTTCTTCATCAAGTACGGCGGCGACTACGAGTCGTAG
- a CDS encoding M42 family metallopeptidase, whose translation MDFDFELLQELTETSGVPGYEDRIRELVRRELEASTDRVSSDAMGNVVGTIEGESDYSVAIAAHMDEIGFMVRHITDEGFLQLDPLGGFDARVLRAQRVTVHTEDGDLPGVIGSVPPHTLSEEQREKKEKVEDVHVDLGLSGDDVRERVSRGDLVTMDQTTVELGDHVTGKALDDRICVFTMLEAARRIENPEVTIHFAATVQEEVGIRGATALGGDLDPDLAVALDVTVANDVPDFDDADYVTELGEGTAIKLKDSSVITNPKVHRRLRSVAEDREIPYQLEILPAGGTDTAGFQNTHGAKPVGALSIPTRYLHTVTESAHVDDVSATIDLLTAFLETETGKHDYTL comes from the coding sequence ATGGATTTCGACTTCGAACTTCTGCAGGAACTCACGGAGACGAGCGGCGTCCCCGGGTACGAGGACCGAATCCGAGAGCTCGTCCGCCGCGAACTCGAAGCGAGCACCGACCGCGTCAGCTCCGACGCCATGGGCAACGTCGTCGGCACTATCGAGGGAGAGAGCGACTACAGCGTCGCCATCGCGGCCCACATGGACGAAATCGGCTTCATGGTCCGCCACATCACCGACGAGGGCTTCCTTCAGCTCGACCCCCTCGGCGGCTTCGACGCCCGCGTCCTCCGCGCCCAGCGCGTCACCGTCCACACCGAAGACGGCGACCTGCCGGGCGTCATCGGGTCCGTTCCCCCACACACGCTCTCCGAGGAGCAGCGCGAGAAGAAAGAGAAAGTCGAGGACGTCCACGTCGACCTCGGTCTCTCCGGCGACGACGTCCGCGAGCGCGTCTCTCGCGGTGACCTCGTGACGATGGACCAGACGACCGTCGAACTCGGCGACCACGTGACGGGGAAGGCGCTCGACGACCGCATCTGCGTGTTTACGATGCTGGAGGCGGCCCGTCGCATCGAGAACCCCGAGGTGACGATTCACTTCGCGGCGACGGTACAGGAGGAGGTCGGCATCCGCGGCGCGACGGCGCTCGGCGGCGACCTCGACCCCGATCTGGCCGTCGCGCTCGACGTCACCGTCGCAAACGACGTGCCGGACTTCGACGACGCCGACTACGTCACCGAGCTCGGCGAGGGGACGGCGATCAAACTCAAGGATTCGAGCGTCATCACGAACCCGAAGGTCCACCGGCGACTCCGTTCTGTGGCCGAAGACCGGGAAATTCCGTACCAACTGGAGATCCTCCCCGCGGGCGGGACGGACACCGCCGGCTTCCAGAACACTCACGGCGCGAAGCCGGTTGGTGCGCTGTCGATTCCGACCCGCTACCTCCACACGGTCACCGAGAGTGCCCACGTCGACGACGTGTCGGCGACTATCGATCTCCTGACGGCGTTCTTGGAGACCGAGACCGGCAAGCACGACTACACGCTCTGA
- a CDS encoding MTH865 family protein: MADDSTEAELRAQLQEAFEGADYPVSNQMDLVPALPNGPGTRFEAGDVSFTAMEMAAKLGSHQNFPYDNAESLVDDVMEGLRAEGML, from the coding sequence ATGGCAGACGACTCTACCGAAGCGGAACTCCGCGCGCAGCTGCAGGAAGCCTTCGAGGGCGCAGACTACCCGGTCAGCAACCAGATGGACCTCGTTCCCGCGCTTCCCAACGGGCCGGGCACGCGCTTCGAGGCGGGCGACGTGAGCTTCACCGCGATGGAGATGGCGGCGAAACTCGGGAGCCACCAGAACTTCCCGTACGACAACGCCGAGAGCCTCGTCGACGACGTGATGGAAGGCCTGCGCGCCGAAGGGATGCTCTAA
- a CDS encoding J domain-containing protein — protein sequence MLSEWLALFPPWLLVGLFFGAVASVFAAGVFVVGGRLFPTAPVDESAKTDGTTRRRAEIREYLTAIGEPFAEDHPVHGQTVAFYLPSRDVAITFDAQAYFRIERAGTYAVLCEHEMPGAQLGRRLPFEVPELEPELADLDDPIAEAFERLGLPATASADDVKAAYRSQVKRAHPDHGGNEAEFKRVREAYTTAKDHTEA from the coding sequence GTGCTTTCGGAGTGGCTCGCTCTGTTTCCCCCGTGGCTGCTCGTCGGCCTCTTCTTCGGAGCGGTGGCTTCGGTGTTCGCCGCCGGCGTGTTCGTCGTCGGCGGACGACTGTTTCCGACGGCCCCCGTCGACGAGAGCGCGAAAACCGACGGAACGACCCGACGCCGCGCCGAGATTCGGGAGTACCTCACCGCCATCGGCGAACCGTTTGCTGAGGACCACCCGGTCCACGGACAGACAGTCGCCTTCTACCTCCCTTCACGGGACGTCGCCATCACGTTCGACGCGCAAGCGTACTTCCGCATCGAACGCGCCGGAACCTACGCCGTGCTCTGCGAACACGAGATGCCCGGCGCGCAGCTCGGGCGGCGACTCCCGTTCGAGGTGCCGGAGCTCGAACCCGAACTGGCCGACCTCGACGATCCCATCGCCGAAGCGTTCGAGCGCCTCGGCCTCCCGGCGACGGCCAGCGCCGACGACGTGAAGGCCGCGTACCGCTCGCAAGTCAAACGCGCCCACCCCGACCACGGCGGCAACGAGGCGGAGTTCAAACGCGTCCGAGAGGCGTACACGACGGCGAAAGACCACACCGAAGCGTGA
- a CDS encoding MarR family transcriptional regulator — MSDALQDKRTATRFRILAEIADRQPAVSQGEIASAVGVTSQAVSEYIRELVDEGLVDKEGRSRYRVTKEGVDWLFREAKSLRRYAEHVTEDVLESVQEDAAIATDDVEVGDPVSLSIRGGLLHATPGDEGPATGVATTAAEAGTDVGVTGFEGVIEMDAGGVTVVQVPAVRTGGSRAVDADALAERCGDVDVVVASGVEATVALRSAGVEPAVTVAAGEVAAAAAARGQSVLVVATMDAVGRVTDALRDEDISHEVKELDGR, encoded by the coding sequence ATGAGCGACGCCCTGCAGGACAAACGCACGGCCACGCGATTCCGAATCCTCGCCGAAATCGCGGACCGACAACCGGCGGTGAGCCAGGGCGAGATCGCCTCGGCGGTCGGCGTCACCAGCCAAGCCGTCTCGGAGTACATCCGCGAGCTCGTCGACGAGGGGCTCGTCGACAAGGAGGGCCGGTCGCGCTACCGCGTGACGAAGGAGGGCGTCGACTGGCTCTTTCGGGAGGCGAAGTCGCTGCGGCGCTACGCCGAACACGTGACCGAGGACGTCCTGGAGAGCGTCCAGGAGGACGCCGCCATCGCCACCGACGACGTCGAGGTCGGCGACCCCGTCTCGCTGTCGATTCGCGGGGGGTTGCTGCACGCGACACCCGGCGACGAAGGCCCGGCGACGGGGGTTGCGACGACTGCCGCCGAGGCCGGAACCGACGTGGGCGTCACCGGGTTCGAGGGCGTCATCGAGATGGATGCCGGAGGCGTCACCGTCGTCCAAGTGCCGGCGGTTCGAACGGGCGGCAGTCGCGCCGTCGACGCGGACGCGCTCGCCGAACGGTGCGGCGACGTCGACGTCGTCGTCGCCTCGGGCGTCGAAGCGACCGTCGCGCTCCGCTCGGCGGGCGTCGAGCCCGCGGTCACCGTCGCCGCGGGCGAAGTCGCCGCCGCCGCCGCGGCGCGCGGGCAGTCCGTTCTCGTCGTCGCCACGATGGACGCCGTCGGCCGCGTCACCGACGCGCTCCGAGACGAGGATATCTCACACGAGGTCAAAGAGCTCGACGGCCGCTGA
- a CDS encoding metallophosphoesterase — protein sequence MPEFVVGDRAVFFPASGTLVVADLHVGRDEASDVEFPLGEREDLRARLTALLDRFSPTEVVFAGDVLHSFGRASAATAESLDGLAAACRDRGARPVLVAGNHDAMLSSVWEGPIHDEYRPGGERDDDGDEEILVCHGHEEPEGVADCYVVGHDHPTIAIEGQRRPCALYGPGAYRGSDVVMLPAFNRLAPGVEINGMRTRDFQSPLVTNADALRPLVYDEASDEALQFPPLGKLRRLL from the coding sequence GTGCCCGAGTTCGTCGTCGGCGACCGCGCGGTTTTCTTCCCCGCGAGCGGGACGCTCGTCGTCGCCGACCTCCACGTCGGACGCGACGAAGCCTCCGACGTGGAGTTCCCGCTGGGTGAACGCGAGGATCTCCGCGCCAGACTCACCGCGCTGCTCGACCGGTTCTCGCCCACCGAGGTCGTCTTCGCGGGCGACGTGCTCCACTCGTTCGGTCGCGCGTCTGCGGCGACGGCGGAGAGCCTCGACGGGCTGGCCGCCGCCTGCCGCGACCGCGGCGCTCGGCCCGTCCTCGTCGCCGGGAACCACGACGCGATGCTGTCGTCGGTGTGGGAGGGACCGATTCACGACGAGTACCGACCCGGCGGCGAACGCGACGACGACGGTGACGAGGAGATACTCGTCTGCCACGGCCACGAGGAACCCGAGGGGGTCGCCGACTGCTACGTCGTCGGACACGACCACCCGACCATCGCTATCGAAGGCCAGCGCCGACCCTGCGCCCTCTACGGACCCGGAGCCTACCGCGGAAGCGACGTGGTGATGCTCCCGGCGTTCAACCGCCTCGCGCCGGGCGTCGAGATCAACGGGATGCGGACCCGCGACTTCCAGTCGCCGTTGGTCACGAACGCCGACGCGCTTCGACCGCTGGTCTACGACGAAGCGTCGGACGAGGCGCTGCAGTTTCCCCCGCTCGGAAAGTTACGGCGACTGCTCTGA